TTTGCTTCTGAATGACGGACCATCAGAGAAAACACGAGAAAATTTCTGCGTTCTGTTCCGAAGTGTATTTTGCAACGAGGCAATCGGGGACCAGCCTAATCCTCTGCTTATCGGAAACACTTCAATTCGACAGTACTCATTTTTTATGGGGCACAggcggggggagaggggggacgAGGTCGGAGGGAGCGGAGTAAACAAAACGGGagagggggtggggagggggtgcGCAAAAAAGGACATCGCGGATCTCGGCGCGCGAAAACAGAGCTCTTCCCGGGCGATAATTCAAATTCGAATGAGACATCGGGCTCATATCCGGGAGTAATGGAGACCCCCAACAAGGGGCTCCTCCACATACATCACCATCTGTTAGGATTTAGCTTTATCTGAAGAATACGAGCTCGACTATATTTTGTCTGCGACACCCGCAATGGCGCAGCGGCTCCCTCAAATCCGCCGCGGATTCACTACTTTATGTGCAGTTCCGCCGACAACTGCATCGCTCTTCGCGCGCCACCCGTAATAGAGTGCCGCGCGAGGGCTTTTGTTAGCGCCGGCTCTCAAGATGGATCGACGGATGGAGTTCGGCTGGAATTGAACACCGCTAACGTCGTATTCGGAGTCGTTTCTTGGGTACCTGCATAGGGAGGGTATGAACTTGTCGGTAATTTTCAAGATTATGTTCCATCAGCTCAAGAGGCTCTTATTCTTATGGCCCAAAAAGATAGCAAGGACCTTAGAGTCCCTTAATACTGAGAGTATGAAAAGACTTCATACTGAGAGTACGGTAAATGCCGTGCATTACCGTAAATACCGTGCATTACTGTAAATGCCACCCATTACCGTACATGCCGCCCATTAACGTACATGCCGCCCATTAACGTACATGCCGTGCATTACCGTACATGCCGCCCATTACTGTAAATGCCACCCCCATTACAGTACATGCCGTCCATTACTGTTAATGCACcgcattacattttttttttttttttttttgctttacaTATACATTACAGTTAAAATGTCCATATTTAGTGTTACTCTGTGTTACTTTGTGTTCCTTTTTTGTGTGTCGGATCTACCCAAAGGACTTGGTCGCTCAACACTATTTTGTGTGACCATCCAGAAGAATAGGTGTAAAATGGTGACTAATATAGACCGAAAAGTAGGTGATGAAAGTGATTGAAAATCTGCCTTAAAAAGTGTGTTAGGTACGTAATTTACGAACGGcatagctccccccccccccctccgtaacCACAAGACGTGGAGGCAGCAAATCCTGATCTTGACGTCCTGGGGGCGGCGATTATGTATGgccagccaacctatgaactcaaattatccagaattaCTTTTGATTACAATAATTATTTCCACCCGTCATCtcgaaaaataataacaatgcATAAATTCcctaaattctgaaaattgacgCTCATTCATCAACATTGCTGGTCATCTTGGTTTGACACTCTATCGCTCTTCAGACATAAGAGCGTATCTGTAGTTCTACGTAAGCTCCAAAAAGCATTAAATTACATGGAAATTacggctcatgtggaaattgagactcaccctaacgtcagaggagcaacgattgGAATGTAACGCATTCATTGCTCGTAGCATGGAAATACGCAAATTCTGAAGATTGCCGGTGTAAGTCACATCGAAAAGTTTAACgtagtaataaaaaaataactttatttacaaatttcatttaacaaaGTGGTTGCAGGTACAATAACTATTAGGAACTACAGCTAAACCAACCAATGCTGAAAAACAAGAACgaacttttaaataaattatagaaGGAACAAAATCAAAGGAATAGCTCAGACCAGATGATAGCACGCAGACACACTTAAAAAAGTTATTCATGTTATTGTTACACTTCAAGACACGATGCAAAATCAGACAATGAGGCCACACTCCtaaagcatatcgacggcgtaagtccgcaaccgcATATCTCGTTagtggtgtttgaaaatctctgccgcctctattttatttttttaaaggagaacaagttgacatcattccttgaagtttttgcagaattttctccgtacagagaagaaaaatcatggcagttttaaagaattacggttgagtagtttttcgtttcaaaaataaagtatgacaggaagttagcgacgtcgcaaaccgagttatgtgattgctgacttacgccgtcgatatacatGCCGTCAAAATTATGCATACCGAATTTTTCAGGCACTGAATACATGTTAACATGAAATTATGTTTATaagtttcccatttaaaaaatcaattaagtTGGACAATTCGCAAGTTTGTAAACTGAGATAGGTGTTTTGATCAGGCAGTTACCGTAGGGCAACTTGAATAATTTGCGCATGAGTTTCGTCCCTGCAAATAATTTTTCGATTCAGCGCTTTCAACTCCTCCGTCAGAGTTCACCCCACCACGAGCTGTAAAGGAAAGCTTCAAAGTTTGAACAAGTTGGCATGGGATACTTGGCAAAGTTTCCGGTTTCATTTTCGCCTTCTCTCGGTCAGAAGTACAACTTCAATCTTcaccaatgttgccaaatcagTGATGTAATACACGTTGACTTGCTTGCTAGATAGAAACCACGTAAGAGTCGAGGAATCTTATACAAATTCACAATTTTGGCGCTGAAAAGTAACTTTAATTTCAACATACGGTAGAAGTCTGGCGTTTTCCGCTAAATCTGGTTCAGAGGTATGCACTACTCATCTTAGTTTCGGACATCACCCCCCCTCCCATCTCCAAGTTACAACTTCTCAACGAAGTTTTCTGTTTCCTGAAACGATTCTCACTGCCACTCTGGATGAAATGAGGTATTCCTCGCGTTATTAcgtcataaaaaaatgtttttcttttttgataatttttgttgagtttcttatttttaaatttccagtACTGACTGAACGTGCAGAaagataaaaggaaaaataggGGGGCAACGTTTATCATCTGGTGGTTTAGATTGTGCACAAGTGCAGAAGCGCAgagtttgaaaagtgcttgaagtTTCAGGCGAGTCTATACCGAagagaaacaaaagaaaaatcgagATGATTATGTTATTAACATGTTGGTTTTACTGAGCGACCATATTGGCAGGTTTAGTGcgtctgaaaaaaaattcagaggttCATTTTCAGAAAGTCTCTTTTTAATACCGCAAAGAGTGAAGAAAGATGGAGTTAAATTAACCCTGCCAATTCAGTTTGGTGCATGAtgtttggaaaattttactgtGATACCTAAAGGGCATTCGGATGCAAGTTCCGGCAATAAACACCTTTATTGTGATTTTAAAAGtattaaattttttcccctttttataTACCTACTTGCCATATATAGAATACACATGTTTGAGACGAATGCATTCGATGACTTgatgactcagtttttgcaattcaaattttttagagcgTAGAATAAACAGAAAGATGGATTAGTAcaagaaactttaaaattgaatcacTTGTTGTAACAATTTTTCACGTCTGAACCTTGCTCTTTTCCTTTTACCTGTGATTGCTTGGCCTCTTTTATTGAATTCACAGTTTGTGTTGTATGTGGCTGACTTAAATCTAAATATATACATTTTATGTtacaataaataagtaaaatttactaaTATTGCGAGAATTGTATGACAGACATTTTTTCTCCGGTCTTCAAACGGCACACTTCATCATGCCGGGATTTGAGATCTGTTCTAACGAGTCGCATTCGACGAACTTTAACACAAATATCAGAAAGCCGAGACTTTTCTCTTGGTATGCAAAGTAGTATTCAAATCATTTCACTATCATCGATATTATTTTAATGGCACAATATGACAAAATTTGGTCGTATAAGGTGAATAATTTCCGCAAAATTAAGAGTCACACTGTTGAGTTTTCACTGTCaaatccatcaattttctaaTAAAAACAGCTCAAAGTTGCTCTTGGGATGTCTCTCTGGTTCCACCAGAAAAATTCCCAGTTTTGCCCATGCGTCAAACAAACGGCTGAGCATGTTACTCGTCAGTAGCTGTTCGGCATGTTAGGAGAAATCATGATTGGACGTAGTAGCTACAGCAGAGCCTTATAAGGAAAAAAGTCCTCTTGCTGTAACATAGCGGTCGGACAGCCTCTCATACACATTCATAGAAGTCGCGTGCACAAACTATTTGTCCGGCAATCTCAACATATGACCTTTCATACAGAAACAGATCTGCGGGgtgattattggaatttatagacaaagctatagacaaagaagacgtaaggagcatggagcgatcctattggttgaaatggttggttcctatagactaaaagagagaaaataatgaaCTAACAATGGggtctcgtgggttgccgatagttagtcttttacctacctcctttgttcgTTGCAACCACCTTCTTCCAGAGATAGGATCCATCCAaatccctttcgtcttctttgtctactgctttgtctatcaatttcaataatcagcccgctgtgacGCACGAACCGATCAAAGGCGAGTCGGTTCAATATACACAACTTCTTTTCTTCTACCATTTTTGCTCGGCGTGACTAAGAATCGATCTTTAAGACTAACCTTAGACAATCACGCTTTCGACAAAACCTCTTTGGGTTGACTCTTCCCCATAGCCTTCATCTGAATCTCCGACAACGAGAGATTCTTCGTCTCGAACATGTAGAGGTACGAGAAAATGGTCGCCGCCACACTGGACATCGTGAAGATCAAGAACATAACGCTCACACCAGCAACCCTACAGACGTGGAGGTAGATGAAATTGAAGAAAGCGAAGGCGCCGGCGATACAGACGACAGAAACCACGGACGCGTGGTACCTGACGTTGGCCGGGAACAGTTCGCCGACGAGGATATGTGGCATGGTCGCCATGGCAACACCATAGGAGGAGATGAAAACGAGGATGCCGATATAGGGCACCCATTTGATGTTGGAGGTGTCGAGGTTGGTGTACTCGTCGATGAAGAAGTAGGAGGCGATGATGCCCGTGCCGACGGCATCGCCCGCGTTGGAGATGATGCTCAGCGGTTTCCGGCCGAGGCGGTCAATAAGCCCGACGGAGATGATGTTGAAGATGAGGTCGAGGAGGTTGACGAGGGCCATCGTGGGGTTGGGCTGCCAGAAGCCGTCGTACTTAGGGAGGGTGGTCGAAGCGTAGGTGAGCATGGCGATGATCCCACTCGAGGCTTGGAAGATGGACAGGGCGATGACGATGATGGAGGCACGGACGTTGCTAGGGGTACGGAAAAGTTCTAGGTAGGAGCATGCGGAtttcatctcttcttctacTACTTCTTTCAGCTCGGCGAGGCCTGCCGCAACCTGGAATGAGAATAGTAGTGTAAGTACACTTATAACGAGCAATTTCTTTTATCCTTATATCATGGATTGCAATTAATTGCGATGACACGATAATATTATTGCAACTGCATtagagtgttgtgtatgttgcctatctccTGATGGGAGGGACAACTCTTAGTGAAATTTATTGCAGTGAAATTGGAAACATTTggaatttttctttgcattgcgaattgcctatctttctgataCATGAAGTTCATCGAAAATTGATCGTTCAAAATCGGCATTCATTGACTagataatataaaaatattgtaatttgaTTACATtagatcgcaattttatttcaatttttttgttgcactgtgctacttgagTAAAAATAAGGGTCAACGTGTCAGACATGTCCAGTGATAGGTCGGAAAAAAGAATTATGAATTGGCCACATTCATGCAAAAACTGTCTCTCTGCATACGGTTCCCATCGCAGATAAACTTTTTTCGGTTAAAAGGTTTCGGGCCCAGATCTGGTTCACATTAACCTCGAGAAATGACTGAAGTAATGTATTTCAATTTCAGGCAATAATGGTCAGGATACAAACTAGTTTTAACTTTGATGTACCCTCCTTTATACTCTTGTCTGATACGCTGGTGCACAAGCAGATaagaaacaagcagtgaactccaacacaatgtgttgataaggcgcgtcattaactcacacatatcaacccctttagttttcatttacagagatttcaaaataggcaagtagcacaacaagagaattcatacgatccaactcttcgacgacgcactttgacgagaccgtgtatagtgaatgtagaaagccattcgaacgagtttaagttttttgatctgcccccagcaatatcttatcagattcttgaagaaaagtgctacggaataatttaagcgaagaaaggaaaagttctgtcgaactcctgaaagatacagtcgatttaaaggtatttttggggctaaaatatccaaatcaccggtacctattataaatcccgatatattattgaaaagaaattgacttgaTATAAAtgtaattgcattaaatatgtcttgattttgttattttaaacgtatttccatgcaaagaagttcaaccatgtccatgctttattcattcatgaattgaaagtaagcaatctacatcctgaaaatctaccgatttgccgtaaaaattgcagaaacttgatataccaggtcgatgcactcactcgttgaatttaccaaccaatttcgtgggtgcaaatatataaaaatcaatatgctatagtcattttgggtacatttatttttcatgaaacaataataatttcaatcccgaaaaaccatcaattttccgtataaactcgaaaaaatcgagatgtgtcaactccctgacgtgaaaattagattctacgtgtaaaaatacttacacatggataagctgaacagaaaccatgtgtggacacagttaggatacatagccccagaatacttttaaagcgcctttactttccagaatcttgacggaatttttttttggcttaaacgactcaagagacactgtagttaaaaaatataaagaattttcgattttgacacaaaaaaaaaattttcgttcaggcacaccatgTATTGTATGGTGTATTGCGCTGGAATTCAATCCttgccttcagatcaaaattcttacaaggaagccccttgcaagaggcgaatttttttgtaatttctcccaattttttcttcgttatatagttgaattgcttgccaaattctgaggtcaattatatttaattgtaatttatacatgtcttttttccccttcattttattttttgtttggagaagtttcgttgatttcttcgaatttcgaatactgtaacttctcttctattcggccgatttttatgaatgagacctctttcaattcgtctttgaatggagagtaaggaaaaaattgctaagtactcgcgaaacaattttttcgaaaatttgatggatcccagcgtgacggtgaaatgggtaatcgagtgaaagtaattaggtctgactgtgacgaggaccgcgagggtcgccttttgttttcagctgggaagcgacgcggcgaaccgagccaggaccgggacactacctgggttttgtgcctgcctgagcactgttttggcctgataggggagtgaatttctgtatgggccacggttagcacatggtctaatgagtctcgaggctcatcacagattgcacttaccactatcctgctggcccggctatcagagcaaggagtaccaaattttgaaaatcataacaCCGTTGTGGAGATccgtcaaagcaacgttttaaacaaaacgaagaagtgaaattctcattcaacgagtgccgacctgatcagccatcctcgaatcagttcgcttgcttctgcttatatatgcatattttaaatcagcgcgtcgcattctaaggttttttcaaaaaaaaccaagtaacgcagactcttggtattcattacacataaactagagacccccagaatgagaaacaactttaaatcataatcattgacggataaataaactttttacacgctttggaaaatctcagaagttcgcggtagtcacttttcggtaaggaactaagggactcggttattgtatcgagtggggggtcgaaacgatcgcaaaggcggtatactacgtatacgcgccaaaaaaggAATTTTGCCGCAGTCATACACTGAGTAACCTGTGAAGTACATAATCACCGTACACAATCATACATTTCTGTAACCGATTCCAATCGTCGATTCGGTTTTGGAAACTTTTGCGGTTCAGGTAGTCGAAGTATTCAGTCATAAAAATCGAAGCTAGGTTTCTGCGACTGTGCATATGTTAAATCgatttgcaaccttgaaattaAGTTACGTCCCCTTGCCCAGAAAATGactatttaaatatttattagttttttgAGTCTATTCAAGAgagaacttgaaaaaataatttttccgcaAAACGGTCTGTGTCATTTACTTTAACGTAGCATATGAATACTCGTacgaaaaaattctatttttgagCTAAGCGATTGGACGACCGAGACACCATGAATTGTAAACCtgtttttttgttcgtttggcCACGTGGACGAGCGAACAATTGACGATGACCATAATCGTCAAGTGCTAAAAAAAATCCTCGTCGAACAATCTAGAACCGTCTGAGGGGCGCATTCAAAGAGTCTGTCTATTCCACACGACAAATCGCTTGTTGAGGCTCAAGTAGCTTGATAATTTGTTGGGACAGGTCATATGGACTACAATTTAGACTAAGAAACCTTTCTGTCtaacttattttagaaacagcatacgtGCCGTTACTTTCCCCGCACAGATAATTGATCTCATGCATCAGTCAGAATTAGAGGCCCTGGTAagaattggcgataagagctgcgttttaaaataccataggaattcttatagccggctaaagagggctacagaaaatcatatagctggatgtagaatgcggagaaaatcatacgggcgggctatacgaagcgataaaaaagtatgcagccgggctatagttcctttcgccgggctttacactttatcgcctggttgttgctttttcgccatcaattataaaaggttataataaattgtgtagaaattcgtgtgctttggaaatcattaagtttgatacggagccaccttaattttttacaaaacacacattatattttcctttaatacatatttttttcatcaattaaagtgagaataatccatacaggatgtgcaaacatttcaaaatcatgagttgaataacgctgactccgccagatgaaatattagagcctaacacaaagcggagcggcgacgcactggcgcctacaaacctaacagggatacttcacgcattgcgcaacgcgtgaagtatccctgtcaggtttgtaggcgctaatgcgcgtttcgagctggctgtccgcctgccgcgccgcagcgtgccacggcgttcgaagcaactatttcacaccagaggtattgcacagtatcatacgtaactgaaggcgctctaatatattagtaatggcaggcatccatcaaaagtacggagctttcctcgcaaaataaatcaagatactacggcccaaaaagagcgcaataatccaaaaactcactaagtcctagcatccgtaattagtaacgtttcgcatacactttatcgcctggctgttgcttaatcgtcatcggatataaaaggctataagaagttgtgtagccggctatagaagctattggaaatcttacagccggctgtaagtctatgatattttggaacacagattctactgccaatttttaccagggggctCATCGTCCCAGAATTTACACTGAggcaaattttaccagaagtaTTGGAATTCTATTTGAGCTTACATGATTTTTGGCACAGTGATACTCTAGGGTTGAGATCACCAAACGTCTGGCAGCATTAACCATACTTTCAGTGAATGCATTTCaacgcaccgaaaaaaagtgaagttgatttaaaattctggatgtaaaaaaaaaaagcaagaacttataaaatgctaagTTACCCGTCACAGCAGTTGGTTTTACGTCTTGGCCTTCCTAAAGTAATTGCTCCGTCGGGTATTTCagtattttataagttctcgcacactttttttacatccagaatgttaaattaacttcacttttttgcGGTGCTGTATATGCTAGTATGGAGTCTGTTGGTGATTACCATACTCATATCACTGTAGAACAAACcacacttttttttagtgtagtaCGATACGCGTCTTTGTATACCTCATGGAAAAAATCCCCAAACCGGACGAAACTTTCTCTCTTCGACAAaaccaaaattttccaaatttttcctgaatttttccagtcGCCTAACTACCAACGGCCTGACCTACTTTAATAATTCTGTCCAATAATAATTCCAATCCAATATAAATATATCCAATATAAATTCCAATAATAATTTCTGTCATTAACTAAGAAAAAGACGGCGGTGTTCTTGATTTAGAAGGTTattatttctcgaaatttgcGCTTCAATCACGGGTAAATATGCacgagagagagaggaaaaacaccgcTTTTCTGTTTCCGATAAATGTTGCTGTACAATTGAGATCTTTTGGCGTTTGACTCATCAATCTATCCTCGTATGGTGACGGAATATGCATCTGCAATTTAATCGATGGTTGTTTTTGCACCGAGCAATGAGATCATGCATTGATTTATTTGTTAAGTATAAAAACTTAAGCGATCGATTAGTGGAAAAAGCgctgttatcaatttttgaCTCGAATTCGAtacgataaaaaataataatttacaaGGAGACTTCTATACTCAATGTCGAGTACCACTTCTTACTTTTTCCATCTCTTTCTAAGGTAATGAAAGGAAAGTCGTGCTGGAACATCGGTAGTTTTCCTATCGTAAAAACTGTATGTCATAACAACCGGACCCTACCTAGCCAACACTACTGGGTAAGAGTGCACATGGATTCTGTTTATTATTTCACGGTGCTCTTTGTCTGGCTGACGCGGTTTTATGAATGGTAAATATGATTAATCCACTTGAGGATTTCGGATTGTCCCCTTTTCCGTGTGTAAGCTTGACATTAAAAGATTAGAGATTTGAAGAGAGTAGTGTCAATCTTAAGAGGCACTCAGACATTTGATATATGTTGCAAAATAATTACgctttcaaaatttacggaCTTTCAGTAAGGAAAGTGGGAGGtctgtttcaaaattacatttttttccattttaaatagATTTCGAATATAAACGACTGGTCTAAAATGCCACATTTCAGTAATTCATCAGGCAACACTTTCGTGAGTTTCTAATAGcgtgaaaacaaaaaaaagttggcATCTCAGCTTTAAAGGAACATGACTGTGgcttaaaaattagataatTATTGAATAACGGGATGCCTAATCCCTCGTGATAATATTTTACAGCAATATGATTCGTATATATTATCAATTACTTGAATTGAGGGgtttagaggacaaggcgcacaagtgcagtttttgaaaaaatttagatattaaTGCTTAGCACCAAAAACTTATTTTCTCTAACTAATTTTCTCTCCACCACAAAGATCCCTGTAATTTCGACACTTCAAGTATGTATCTCTCgaattagcaaaaactgcactaatgtgccgtgtcctccaagcccctcaataatAATTATACTCATGTTTTACACTAGTATTTTTGTCTGGCTTGATGTGTGAAGAGAATTGAAACCTACCAGCAGGTTTACCATTAAAGGGAAAAATCgtattattttaatcaaaagaaaattccactgaatatTCACGAAAAATAATTccgcgtttttttaaaaaaaaatatagtctgttttgaaggaaaattccTTCTCATTCTCACACACTCAATTTTTAGATAGAGAGGAATTTTAGCTCGTTGAGAGACCAAgataatttttcggaaaattaaaagaggaagttcattttgattaaaatgaaattttttctcaccGCGATTACGAGTAGAACCTCCATAACACtcatacactggtaaaaaaaaaaacctcttgggcCAATGCCGCAtcgcattgacttaagagtgcagtttcttgtcaccggatttaagagtcttgaactcttgtctcaagcggattttgcattgattcaagcagattttgcattgaaacaagagtccagactcttaaatcctacgacaagaaactgcagtcttgaaccaagaggtttttttaccagtgtatctGTACAGACTGTTTGGAATTTAAAACTTTAATCCAAAGTAGTACAAACCTTTTCCTCCTCGACTCCAAAAGCTGAGTTCCAGTAATACCTAAAGCACTTCTCGGCTTTTTCTTGTTTGCCACACATGATGTGCCAACTCGGTGACTCCGTGGCTAGTAGGACGATGCTGAAGAAGGTGACCACCGCCAAGACGAGAGATATCAAGTTGAGCTGGAAGTAAGTCAGTATGATCCCCACACTCGTCGAGAACACCTCTCCGATTGCGATTGCCGTTATAAAAACGCTGATCAGTGAGCCTGGaaacaaattttccttaaattatgTCGGTTCAAGTCAAATGCTGTTTTTTATCTCTGTAAATGTAACCTTGACGAATTATAATGTCACGCAGagctgcactaaaaaaaaaaatcttggtgtatttactaagaaaagggtaaaattacgaagaattcagggttctatttgatcccagttttctcttaccaattccatgaatggtaattttaccaagaactctcggtaattttaccggaccttggtaaaaacggcgATATTTTTCATCGCCTgtgatagaattaccgagataaaatggcaaagttaccgggaattgattaccaataaaagtggtattcttacctgaaaaagcagtgaaaataccggtttttaggtaaacttaccagtctctcttgataaaattaccaataattggtaaaaaaaagtgaggtggtaaaggtaccaacggacattggtaaaaacgccgagaattttttttcagtgtgtgaccCACACCCCCGAGAAACCCAAGGAAACGAATGCAGAGGGACGATacggattaaattttgcaataagaaacctttatccctggctcttccataaaagcacctttctgcataaaGAATCAAATAGCacatattttgtttctaaaatgagctagaaattgtagttccctaTTGCGAAATGTCCGTATTAGAAACCCCGAACTAACAATCTGAGCAATGTTTATTCGGGTGAGGCATGacttcggaggtcaacgctacttTACGccaaatgatgattgatgagcaacttgttgagcaaaaaACCAAATGAAATTCACGCAATGACAATTCGTGAATGTCTTGCCTCCCTTTGCCAAGCCAAGCGAGTTCTGCAAAATGGGTTAGGATTGATAA
The genomic region above belongs to Bemisia tabaci chromosome 8, PGI_BMITA_v3 and contains:
- the LOC109033828 gene encoding uncharacterized protein, producing MKFLSSYLSRNKGYIRQTVVCCSVSIMTFVYGQLLAWPSLAIERISLGQGGFNVTETEISIIVSMPTFGEFLMPIVFGFILLKIGRRSNMILNAVIYIVAWGFITFATSPLSLMIANFAAGLGSAIAMIIGPIFIAEIADKRIRGSLISVFITAIAIGEVFSTSVGIILTYFQLNLISLVLAVVTFFSIVLLATESPSWHIMCGKQEKAEKCFRYYWNSAFGVEEEKVAAGLAELKEVVEEEMKSACSYLELFRTPSNVRASIIVIALSIFQASSGIIAMLTYASTTLPKYDGFWQPNPTMALVNLLDLIFNIISVGLIDRLGRKPLSIISNAGDAVGTGIIASYFFIDEYTNLDTSNIKWVPYIGILVFISSYGVAMATMPHILVGELFPANVRYHASVVSVVCIAGAFAFFNFIYLHVCRVAGVSVMFLIFTMSSVAATIFSYLYMFETKNLSLSEIQMKAMGKSQPKEVLSKA